The Aureispira anguillae genome contains a region encoding:
- the deoC gene encoding deoxyribose-phosphate aldolase, which translates to MELNNYIENTLLKSDTTTIDIKKLCQEALEYKFSAVCVPPFYVRTAVSLLEKEAVRVITAIGFPMGYHAIPVKVEEAKRAIDEGVDEIEMVVNIAAVKDGNWSHVRNDIDSVTTAAHLKGKKIKVILETRFLTGEEIKKLCEICCDIQVDGIKNTMELEREDNTLEMVTLLKEHTKGIDLIAVGGVRSKTFAVKLIEAGVSKLGTSLGPQLIK; encoded by the coding sequence ATGGAATTAAATAATTATATCGAGAATACTCTATTGAAATCGGACACAACAACAATAGATATAAAAAAATTGTGTCAAGAAGCTTTAGAATATAAGTTTTCAGCAGTTTGCGTACCACCTTTTTATGTCAGAACTGCTGTCTCTCTTTTAGAAAAGGAAGCCGTTAGGGTTATTACAGCTATAGGGTTTCCTATGGGCTATCATGCAATACCTGTAAAAGTTGAAGAGGCTAAAAGAGCCATAGACGAAGGGGTGGATGAAATAGAAATGGTTGTAAATATTGCTGCTGTAAAAGATGGAAATTGGTCTCATGTTAGAAATGACATAGATAGCGTTACAACTGCTGCTCATTTAAAGGGGAAAAAAATTAAAGTTATTTTAGAAACAAGGTTCTTAACTGGTGAAGAAATAAAAAAACTCTGCGAAATCTGCTGTGATATACAAGTTGATGGTATAAAAAATACCATGGAGCTAGAAAGAGAGGATAATACACTAGAAATGGTAACCCTTCTAAAAGAACATACAAAAGGAATTGACTTAATTGCTGTTGGCGGAGTTAGGTCGAAAACTTTTGCAGTGAAACTAATAGAGGCAGGAGTTTCTAAATTAGGAACTTCTTTAGGTCCTCAACTCATAAAGTAG